Proteins encoded together in one Pantoea sp. CCBC3-3-1 window:
- the actP gene encoding cation/acetate symporter ActP, which yields MKIRSLYYALPALLPLSASAADAITGAVQKQPTNVEAIVMFLLFVAATLGITYWASKRTRSRSDYYTAGGNITGFQNGLAMAGDFMSAASFLGISALVYTSGYDGLIYSLGFLVGWPIILFLIAERLRNLGRYTFADVASYRLKQMPIRTLSACGSLVVVALYLIAQMVGAGKLIQLLFGLDYHVAVVLVGILMVLYVLFGGMLATTWVQIIKAVLLLFGASFMAIMVMKTVGFSFNNLFTQAMAVHPKGIAIMRPGGLVHDPISALSLGLGLMFGTAGLPHILMRFFTVSDAREARKSVFYATGFMGYFYFLTFIIGFGAILLVGANPAFKDASGLLIGGNNMAAVHLADAVGGSLFLGFISAVAFATILAVVAGLTLAGASAVSHDLYASVVKKGQATEKQELRVSKITVLVLGVVAIALGILFEKQNIAFMVGLAFSIAASCNFPIILLSMYWSKLTTRGAMIGGWLGLITAVVLMILGPTVWVQVLGHAKPIYPYEYPALFSMLAAFIGTWLFSVTDHSAEGQQERQRFQAQFVRSQTGVGIESGKAH from the coding sequence ATGAAAATACGCTCGCTTTATTATGCGCTGCCGGCACTGCTGCCCCTGTCCGCCTCCGCCGCAGATGCCATTACCGGCGCGGTGCAGAAACAGCCAACCAACGTTGAAGCCATCGTGATGTTTTTGCTGTTCGTGGCAGCAACGCTGGGCATTACTTACTGGGCTTCAAAGCGCACCCGCTCGCGTAGCGATTACTATACCGCTGGCGGTAATATCACCGGCTTTCAAAACGGGTTGGCGATGGCGGGCGATTTTATGTCCGCCGCCTCTTTTTTGGGGATCTCGGCGCTGGTTTATACCTCAGGGTATGACGGGCTGATTTACTCGCTGGGCTTTCTGGTCGGCTGGCCGATCATTCTGTTTCTGATCGCCGAGCGCCTGCGCAATCTGGGACGCTATACCTTTGCCGACGTCGCCTCTTATCGCCTGAAACAGATGCCGATCCGCACGTTGTCCGCCTGCGGTTCGCTGGTGGTCGTCGCGCTGTATCTGATTGCGCAGATGGTTGGCGCGGGAAAACTCATCCAGCTGTTATTCGGCCTGGATTATCACGTGGCCGTGGTGTTGGTCGGCATTTTGATGGTGCTCTATGTGCTGTTCGGCGGCATGCTCGCCACCACATGGGTGCAGATTATTAAAGCCGTGCTGCTGCTGTTTGGTGCGAGCTTTATGGCGATTATGGTGATGAAGACCGTAGGCTTCAGCTTTAATAATTTATTTACTCAGGCCATGGCGGTGCACCCAAAAGGTATTGCCATTATGCGGCCCGGTGGACTGGTTCACGACCCGATTTCAGCGCTGTCGCTGGGGCTCGGATTAATGTTCGGCACGGCTGGCCTGCCGCATATTCTGATGCGGTTCTTTACCGTCAGCGATGCCCGTGAGGCGCGTAAAAGCGTCTTTTACGCCACCGGTTTTATGGGCTACTTCTATTTCCTGACCTTTATCATTGGCTTCGGTGCCATTTTACTGGTCGGCGCGAATCCGGCCTTTAAAGATGCCAGCGGGCTGCTGATTGGCGGTAATAATATGGCGGCAGTGCATCTGGCGGATGCGGTAGGCGGCAGCCTGTTCCTCGGTTTTATTTCGGCAGTTGCCTTTGCGACCATTCTGGCGGTCGTGGCTGGCTTAACGTTGGCGGGCGCTTCGGCGGTTTCCCACGACCTTTATGCCAGCGTGGTGAAAAAAGGCCAGGCCACGGAAAAACAGGAACTGCGCGTCTCGAAGATTACCGTGCTGGTGCTGGGCGTAGTGGCCATTGCGCTGGGCATTCTGTTTGAAAAACAGAATATCGCTTTTATGGTCGGGCTGGCCTTCTCCATCGCCGCAAGCTGTAACTTCCCGATTATCCTGCTGTCGATGTATTGGTCAAAACTGACCACGCGCGGCGCGATGATCGGCGGCTGGCTGGGATTAATCACGGCGGTGGTGCTGATGATTCTCGGCCCGACGGTTTGGGTACAGGTGCTTGGCCATGCGAAGCCGATTTATCCCTATGAATATCCGGCGTTGTTCTCAATGCTGGCGGCGTTTATCGGCACCTGGCTGTTTTCGGTGACTGACCATTCGGCAGAAGGTCAACAGGAACGCCAGCGTTTTCAGGCGCAGTTTGTTCGTTCACAAACCGGGGTGGGAATAGAGAGCGGAAAGGCGCATTAG
- a CDS encoding autotransporter outer membrane beta-barrel domain-containing protein, whose protein sequence is MFKLHPLFISLIAAQGLMFPAVQAATLKPFSPGANDNRVGVFCVCNGSTQTLSGIQQFDAGIGGFENATLGAKRWSGGLDFTLLGAARLDLGPQNSTVSVYDFDTSSIIYVPVFNSANITALTPVGNDTVVPDYYSSGNQQYINTRVAQVSNGTINVDIGEEDALTTAATNGWSMAAKQSQLFVATGSGQINWGSNNRINFTAGTVPYGGPYLNYAVNNVVSYKGTFTVTTRDDATTSFTVTNVSQLKAYNDWLIEQLSNGNLNASSYNEEFNKAVSITSGDIVYQMKDQPYDEKMSEQMGELVVLSADGPKARVTVEAGKTLEVINANDTAVRANNGATAIINGKVSSTGATYTLNDALQLLNASTGINNGVINGGFLNNADGTGVDTSVRGYNNTAIVDYSDKTVLVQGTSRFTNNGVINYQPAKSQPVSETAAVWLESGGFINNGNINLGVADLTGGRSSSAVRLTTDDSSFINGTNGIIYLGRTPQNSVTDDTSNVVLNQTDGSYGVKINGNGSVKNNGQIVIGSRVQNSTAIQVTDGALAQVLNNGVIDVNGRALLEPEENIAMAVIDSGSGGRVGNSGTINLNGDNATGIKVISSNTSSNAWSDGTINVNGGTSLAPSRGAVVSGGEATFTQDGILNLNGEYATGAIAQDGGTIVIGNTSSLTFNNANQTGYQAKGYSSTLVSNGANVDVSTAGSTLYQLDGGTLSTLFAGDVTLSGANSTGIIANSGYATLADRFTVTGEGAAAVKALNGAQVDVNSPVVLSGDNTVGAWGDANYSYISNNSTVSGEGNNTTGFEVGYILSNRGNIALTGANSTAVSLHDGGTIFNRGSISTTSGTGIYAGTGNNQYFFDGGQLSATGANSTAIRVGENGGLTLFGEGIFRNGIFAYDGADAVVLDKDASLTINDTSLYVYGGGDGIDNSTGASNISLSGMSIYVGGSGSAIRSSTSLPGGGAFIEVHDGGTGVTFANADGSTSDKDFVVGSGYAILAMYGSTGIRANTTGRVISEGNIYIGTEDGGSAIVTSTASQVVNRGDIYSYSTISPVIDLRGGSTVFINEGTLGAESPDILLVAGGATSDQIALLAGSVTGDVNTGEGTDTVALTGGTLDGSVTMGSGVDNQAYVENVSLANVSHITTAGGEGSTLDLSKIAASGGSFASDDLSRGVNLGAGWSTINFLNTDWTLTDNLKLAHSTINIDGTSTLYAGNGINPVLAGATDDSLTVNNYGTLDLTNGTGLPGDTLTIEGSLASFGGSLRLNGDLNGGGALAAQRSDTLRVTGDANGTTFIEVLPAATSSGTLSDSNLNSITNANEGISLAQVAGNAGTDSFALKGGYLAAGPWSYGLYSFAPGSSDAAQRQVAGTGNAFWDYRLANNLVCENGAACQTGSESRAAVVPQVPSYISAPVGLAYYTAAILGDLQQRLGELRHQQGGPAGDGGEMFLRYSGSNLRYQTSQNFKDFGYNVDLDYSALQVGGNVLRLDGEGQSLRGGVAYTRGNTRLRPDAADGYSSTTFDSDSLALYGTWLRDSGLYLDGTLSYSWHRGETDIARQKEVAKIKGKGWTASLQSGYPFELGSGVRLEPQAQLMYLHLGLDNFTDKENLTVKYDDYNQTVGRVGAKLDRSWRDDGGRQYTPYVQANYFKGWGGKAKTTVGAEGVDNLDHTFNSGRFGQMWEVGVGGTTTFRNDVSLYAQADYRKEIDSNGAKGWGYTAGVRWTF, encoded by the coding sequence TTGTTTAAATTACATCCCTTATTTATAAGCCTGATTGCCGCGCAGGGATTGATGTTTCCCGCCGTGCAGGCCGCCACGCTGAAACCTTTTTCTCCCGGAGCCAACGACAACAGAGTGGGGGTTTTTTGCGTCTGCAATGGTTCAACGCAAACGCTCAGCGGCATTCAGCAATTCGATGCTGGCATCGGCGGTTTTGAAAACGCCACGCTGGGCGCTAAACGCTGGTCCGGCGGCCTGGATTTCACCCTGCTTGGCGCTGCTCGTCTCGATCTTGGGCCGCAAAATTCTACGGTGAGCGTGTACGATTTTGACACTTCCAGCATAATTTACGTCCCCGTTTTTAATTCGGCAAATATCACTGCGCTGACGCCTGTGGGTAACGACACCGTTGTACCTGATTACTATTCCTCGGGAAATCAACAATACATTAATACCCGTGTGGCCCAGGTCAGCAACGGCACCATCAACGTCGATATCGGCGAGGAGGACGCGTTAACCACCGCCGCTACCAACGGCTGGAGCATGGCGGCCAAGCAGAGCCAGCTGTTTGTCGCTACCGGAAGCGGCCAGATCAACTGGGGATCGAATAACCGTATTAATTTTACCGCAGGCACGGTGCCTTATGGCGGGCCTTATCTTAATTATGCCGTGAATAATGTGGTCAGCTACAAAGGGACCTTCACGGTAACGACACGGGATGACGCCACCACCTCCTTTACGGTCACCAATGTCAGTCAGCTCAAAGCTTATAATGACTGGCTGATTGAGCAGTTGAGCAACGGCAATCTCAATGCCAGCAGCTACAACGAAGAATTTAACAAAGCCGTTTCCATCACCAGCGGCGACATTGTTTATCAGATGAAGGATCAGCCTTACGATGAAAAAATGTCTGAACAGATGGGTGAACTGGTTGTTCTGAGTGCCGATGGCCCTAAAGCCAGGGTGACGGTGGAGGCAGGGAAAACGCTGGAGGTGATTAATGCCAACGACACGGCGGTACGCGCTAACAACGGTGCCACGGCGATCATCAACGGCAAAGTTTCCAGCACGGGTGCCACTTATACCCTGAACGACGCGCTACAGCTGCTGAATGCCAGTACCGGGATCAATAACGGCGTGATCAACGGCGGTTTTCTTAATAACGCAGATGGCACCGGCGTTGATACCTCAGTAAGAGGCTACAACAATACGGCCATTGTGGACTACAGCGACAAAACGGTGTTGGTGCAGGGAACCAGCCGTTTCACCAATAACGGCGTAATTAACTATCAGCCAGCAAAAAGCCAGCCTGTCAGCGAAACCGCAGCGGTATGGCTGGAGAGCGGCGGCTTTATCAATAACGGCAATATTAACCTTGGCGTAGCGGATCTCACCGGCGGGCGTTCAAGCTCTGCTGTCAGGCTAACGACCGACGATTCCAGCTTTATCAACGGCACCAACGGGATTATTTATCTGGGCCGCACGCCACAGAACAGCGTGACGGATGACACCTCCAACGTGGTGCTGAACCAGACCGACGGCAGCTATGGCGTGAAGATCAACGGGAACGGCAGCGTCAAAAATAACGGTCAGATCGTCATCGGTTCCCGGGTGCAGAACAGCACCGCTATTCAGGTAACTGACGGCGCACTGGCTCAGGTGTTGAACAATGGCGTAATTGACGTCAACGGCAGGGCGCTGCTGGAGCCGGAGGAAAATATCGCCATGGCGGTGATTGATTCCGGCAGCGGCGGCCGGGTCGGTAACAGCGGCACCATTAACCTCAATGGCGACAACGCCACCGGGATAAAAGTTATCTCCAGCAACACCAGCTCAAACGCCTGGTCGGACGGCACGATTAACGTCAACGGCGGGACTTCTCTGGCTCCGTCACGCGGGGCGGTTGTCTCTGGCGGTGAAGCGACATTCACTCAGGATGGCATCCTCAATCTGAACGGTGAATATGCCACGGGTGCAATCGCTCAGGATGGCGGGACGATCGTCATCGGCAACACCAGTTCGCTTACTTTTAATAATGCCAATCAGACCGGTTATCAGGCGAAAGGATATTCCTCCACGCTGGTCAGTAACGGCGCAAATGTTGATGTCAGCACGGCGGGATCGACGCTCTATCAGCTGGACGGTGGCACGTTATCAACGTTATTTGCTGGCGACGTCACGCTGAGCGGCGCGAACAGCACGGGGATTATTGCCAATTCGGGTTATGCAACCTTAGCCGATCGCTTTACCGTTACCGGCGAAGGCGCAGCGGCCGTCAAAGCGCTGAATGGTGCGCAGGTGGATGTGAACAGCCCGGTTGTCCTCAGCGGCGATAATACGGTGGGCGCCTGGGGCGATGCCAATTACAGCTATATCTCCAACAATTCGACCGTTTCAGGCGAAGGTAACAACACAACCGGTTTTGAGGTGGGTTATATCCTGAGTAACAGGGGAAACATCGCGCTGACCGGCGCGAACAGCACCGCTGTTTCCCTGCACGATGGCGGCACGATTTTTAACCGTGGTTCGATATCGACAACCTCAGGCACCGGTATCTATGCCGGAACGGGTAACAACCAATACTTTTTTGACGGCGGTCAGCTGAGCGCTACCGGTGCCAACAGTACGGCGATACGCGTCGGTGAAAACGGCGGCTTAACTCTGTTTGGTGAGGGCATCTTCCGTAATGGTATTTTTGCCTATGACGGCGCAGATGCCGTTGTGCTCGATAAAGATGCGTCGCTTACCATTAACGACACCTCACTCTACGTGTACGGCGGGGGGGATGGTATCGACAACAGCACTGGAGCCAGTAATATCTCGCTCTCCGGGATGTCGATCTATGTCGGCGGTAGCGGGAGCGCAATCCGCTCTTCCACATCACTGCCGGGCGGCGGCGCTTTTATTGAAGTTCATGATGGCGGAACGGGGGTAACCTTTGCCAACGCCGATGGCTCAACGTCAGATAAAGATTTCGTGGTTGGATCCGGCTATGCCATTCTTGCGATGTATGGATCCACCGGGATCCGCGCCAATACCACCGGTCGGGTCATCTCGGAAGGCAATATCTATATAGGCACCGAAGACGGCGGCTCGGCCATCGTCACCAGCACCGCCAGCCAGGTGGTTAACCGCGGTGATATCTATTCCTACAGTACCATTTCGCCGGTTATCGATCTGCGCGGCGGCAGCACGGTGTTTATAAACGAAGGCACCCTGGGTGCCGAGTCGCCGGATATTTTGCTGGTGGCCGGTGGGGCAACCAGTGACCAGATCGCGCTGCTTGCGGGTAGCGTGACCGGCGACGTCAATACCGGCGAAGGCACCGACACGGTGGCGCTGACCGGCGGCACCCTGGACGGCAGCGTGACCATGGGCAGCGGCGTCGATAATCAGGCTTATGTGGAGAACGTCAGCCTGGCAAACGTCAGCCACATCACCACCGCAGGCGGCGAGGGCAGCACGCTCGATCTGAGTAAGATCGCTGCAAGCGGCGGCTCCTTCGCCAGCGACGATTTAAGCCGGGGCGTCAACCTGGGCGCGGGCTGGAGCACCATCAACTTCCTCAACACCGACTGGACGCTGACCGACAACCTGAAGCTGGCGCACAGCACCATCAACATCGACGGCACCTCAACGCTCTACGCCGGCAACGGCATCAACCCGGTACTGGCGGGCGCGACGGATGACTCGCTGACGGTGAACAACTACGGCACGCTGGATCTGACCAACGGCACGGGGCTGCCGGGCGACACCCTGACGATCGAGGGCTCGCTGGCCTCCTTCGGCGGATCGTTACGACTCAACGGCGATCTGAACGGCGGCGGGGCGCTGGCTGCTCAGCGCAGCGACACGCTGCGCGTCACCGGCGATGCGAACGGCACCACCTTTATTGAGGTTCTGCCAGCCGCCACCAGCAGCGGCACGCTGAGCGACAGCAACCTGAACAGCATCACCAATGCGAACGAGGGGATCTCGCTGGCGCAGGTGGCGGGCAACGCCGGCACCGACAGCTTTGCGCTGAAGGGCGGCTATCTGGCCGCCGGGCCGTGGAGCTACGGGCTGTACAGCTTCGCGCCGGGCAGCAGCGACGCAGCGCAGCGTCAGGTGGCGGGCACGGGTAATGCGTTCTGGGACTACCGTCTGGCCAACAACCTGGTCTGTGAAAACGGCGCGGCCTGCCAGACGGGTTCAGAAAGCCGCGCGGCGGTGGTGCCGCAGGTGCCGTCCTATATCTCCGCGCCGGTCGGCCTGGCGTATTACACGGCGGCCATTCTCGGTGACTTACAGCAGCGTCTGGGCGAGCTGCGCCATCAGCAGGGCGGTCCGGCGGGCGACGGCGGCGAGATGTTCCTGCGCTACAGCGGCTCGAACCTGCGCTACCAGACCAGCCAGAACTTTAAGGACTTCGGCTACAACGTTGACCTGGACTACAGCGCGCTACAGGTGGGCGGCAACGTGCTGCGCCTCGACGGCGAGGGGCAGAGCCTGCGCGGCGGCGTGGCCTACACGCGCGGCAACACGCGGCTGCGCCCGGACGCGGCGGACGGCTACAGCAGCACCACCTTCGACAGCGACAGCCTGGCGCTCTACGGCACCTGGCTGCGCGACAGCGGCCTGTATCTGGACGGCACGCTCTCTTACAGCTGGCACCGGGGCGAAACGGACATCGCGCGGCAGAAAGAGGTGGCGAAAATCAAAGGCAAAGGCTGGACGGCCTCGCTGCAAAGCGGCTATCCGTTTGAGCTGGGCAGCGGCGTGCGGCTGGAGCCGCAGGCGCAGCTGATGTACCTGCATCTGGGGCTGGACAACTTCACCGATAAGGAGAACCTGACGGTGAAATATGATGACTACAACCAGACGGTGGGCCGGGTGGGGGCGAAGCTGGACCGCAGCTGGCGCGACGACGGCGGGCGGCAGTACACGCCTTACGTACAGGCTAACTACTTCAAAGGCTGGGGCGGAAAGGCGAAAACTACCGTGGGAGCAGAAGGCGTGGATAACCTTGACCATACCTTTAACAGCGGCAGGTTCGGGCAGATGTGGGAAGTGGGCGTGGGCGGCACCACCACCTTCAGAAACGACGTCTCGCTCTACGCACAGGCGGACTACCGCAAAGAGATCGACAGCAACGGCGCGAAAGGCTGGGGCTACACCGCGGGGGTGCGGTGGACCTTCTGA
- the gltP gene encoding glutamate/aspartate:proton symporter GltP, which translates to MKAAKFSLAWQILTALVLGIIVGAILHNQPSDREWLIANILSPAGDIFIHLIKMIVVPIVISTLIVGIAGVGDAKKLGRIGVKTIVYFEVITTIAIVVGITLANVFQPGYGIDMSTLATVDISKYEATTAQVQGGAHSLVTTLLSLIPQNIFAAIAKGDMLPIIFFSVLFGLGLSSLPSEHREPLLNVFRSTSETMFKVTHMIMRYAPIGVFALISVTIANFGFASLWPLAKLVILVYAAILFFAFVVLGAVARFCNLRITTLMRILKDELILAYSTSSSETVLPRIMEKMEAYGAPKSITSFVVPTGYSFNLDGSTLYQSIAAIFIAQLYGIDLSIGQEIVLVLTLMVTSKGIAGVPGVSFVVLLATLGSVGIPLEGLAFIAGVDRIMDMARTALNVIGNALAVLVIAKWENQFDAKQAQAYEAKMKHLASAS; encoded by the coding sequence ATGAAAGCTGCAAAATTCAGCCTTGCCTGGCAAATATTGACGGCGTTGGTACTGGGGATCATCGTTGGTGCGATACTGCATAATCAACCGTCAGATCGTGAATGGTTAATCGCTAACATTCTGAGTCCGGCCGGGGATATCTTTATCCACCTGATCAAAATGATCGTCGTGCCTATTGTGATTTCCACGTTAATCGTCGGTATTGCCGGCGTGGGCGATGCGAAAAAACTGGGACGCATTGGCGTCAAAACCATTGTTTATTTTGAAGTGATAACCACCATTGCCATTGTGGTAGGGATTACCCTGGCGAATGTGTTTCAACCTGGCTACGGCATTGATATGTCGACGCTGGCAACGGTGGACATCTCTAAGTATGAAGCGACAACGGCGCAGGTCCAGGGTGGCGCGCACAGTCTGGTGACAACGCTCCTTTCGCTGATCCCGCAGAATATCTTTGCGGCGATTGCAAAAGGCGACATGCTGCCGATTATCTTCTTCTCGGTACTGTTCGGTTTGGGGCTTTCATCGCTGCCGTCGGAACATCGCGAACCGCTGCTGAACGTGTTCCGTTCAACCTCGGAAACCATGTTCAAAGTGACGCATATGATCATGCGCTATGCGCCAATCGGCGTGTTTGCCCTGATCTCCGTGACCATTGCTAACTTCGGATTTGCGTCGCTGTGGCCGCTGGCCAAGCTGGTTATCCTGGTTTACGCCGCCATTCTGTTCTTCGCCTTTGTGGTGTTGGGTGCCGTGGCGCGGTTCTGTAATCTGCGGATTACTACGCTGATGCGTATTCTGAAAGATGAGCTGATCCTCGCTTATTCCACCTCCAGCTCGGAAACGGTGCTGCCGCGGATCATGGAAAAGATGGAGGCTTACGGTGCGCCCAAGTCCATCACCAGTTTTGTGGTGCCAACCGGCTACTCCTTCAATCTGGATGGCTCCACGCTGTATCAGAGCATCGCGGCAATCTTTATTGCTCAGCTGTACGGCATTGACCTTTCGATTGGTCAGGAAATCGTGCTGGTGCTGACGCTGATGGTGACCTCGAAAGGGATCGCTGGCGTGCCGGGTGTCTCCTTCGTGGTACTGCTGGCAACTCTGGGCAGCGTCGGTATTCCGCTGGAAGGCCTGGCGTTTATTGCGGGCGTAGACCGTATTATGGATATGGCTCGTACCGCGCTGAACGTAATCGGTAATGCGCTGGCGGTCCTGGTGATTGCCAAGTGGGAAAACCAGTTCGATGCTAAACAGGCGCAGGCCTATGAAGCAAAGATGAAGCATCTGGCTTCCGCTTCCTGA
- a CDS encoding DUF485 domain-containing protein: MNDIIYQRIEKSARFKELVRKRQAFATLLSAIMLILYVGFILLIAFAPGWLGTPLDANTNVTRGIPIGVGLIVISFLLTGVYVWRANGEFDRLTRELLNEVKG; the protein is encoded by the coding sequence ATGAATGACATTATTTATCAACGGATAGAAAAAAGCGCGCGTTTTAAAGAGCTGGTAAGGAAACGCCAGGCATTTGCCACCCTGCTCTCGGCAATTATGCTTATCCTCTATGTCGGTTTCATTCTGTTAATTGCTTTTGCGCCCGGCTGGCTGGGTACGCCGCTTGATGCCAACACTAACGTTACGCGCGGCATTCCCATCGGCGTTGGCCTGATCGTGATCTCTTTTCTTCTCACCGGTGTTTACGTCTGGCGAGCCAATGGCGAGTTTGACCGCCTGACCCGGGAATTGTTGAATGAGGTGAAAGGATGA
- a CDS encoding YfaZ family outer membrane protein has product MKAVATTAGALALLVLAGSAQAIEGGIDVGRDYTNLHAGLGTTSPGFALSGNWLRSDHDGSMGSLGLGYNVALGDVFLSPGVKAISTNPQDTKDGYAVAVGLGVNVPVTHMFNVYGQYYYSPDAFSSHIDNYQEASAGVSFQPISLVDVHVGYQYMTMNGKDGRKDNVIADGPFVGASLHF; this is encoded by the coding sequence ATGAAAGCAGTGGCAACGACCGCAGGCGCTCTGGCGCTACTGGTGCTGGCAGGTTCAGCGCAGGCTATCGAAGGCGGTATTGATGTGGGCCGTGATTACACCAATTTGCATGCCGGACTGGGGACGACGTCACCGGGTTTTGCGCTTTCAGGTAACTGGTTGCGCAGCGACCACGACGGCAGCATGGGCAGCCTGGGTCTGGGCTACAACGTCGCGCTGGGTGATGTGTTCCTGTCGCCGGGCGTGAAAGCCATCTCCACCAATCCGCAGGATACGAAAGACGGTTATGCGGTTGCTGTTGGCCTTGGCGTTAACGTACCTGTTACCCACATGTTTAACGTGTATGGCCAGTATTACTACTCGCCGGACGCGTTCTCCAGCCATATTGATAACTACCAGGAAGCGTCTGCTGGCGTCAGCTTCCAGCCGATTTCGCTGGTAGATGTTCATGTTGGCTATCAGTACATGACCATGAACGGTAAAGACGGTCGTAAAGACAACGTGATTGCCGACGGCCCGTTTGTGGGCGCATCGCTGCACTTCTGA
- the acs gene encoding acetate--CoA ligase, giving the protein MSQQHRHPVPANIAETTLINAQQYQSMYQQSVQDPDAFWGEQGKILDWIKPYTQVKNTSFAPGDINIRWYEDGTLNLAANCLDRHLHNRGDHPAIIWEGDDASESRTLTFRELHRDVCRFANSLKELGINKGDVVAIYMPMVPEAAIAMLACARIGAVHSVIFGGFSPEAVSGRIIDSNAKLVITADEGIRAGRTIPLKKNVDDALANPAVTTITNVVVLRRTGTDITMSSRDIWWHELMNKASAHHQPEEIGAEDPLFILYTSGSTGKPKGVLHSTGGYLVYAATTFKYVFDYHPDDVYWCTADVGWITGHSYLLYGPLACGATTLMFEGVPNWPKPSRMAEVVDKHKVTLLYTAPTAIRALMAEGDKAIAGTDRSSLRILGSVGEPINPEAWEWYYQKIGDCRCPIVDTWWQTETGGFMITPLPGATELKAGSATKPFFGVQPALVDNEGNALEGACEGNLVIIDSWPGQARTLYGDHDRFEQTYFSTFKNMYFSGDGARRDEDGYYWITGRVDDVLNVSGHRLGTAEIESALVSHPKIAEAAVVGITHNIKGQAIYAYITLNSGEEPSAELYTEVRNWVRKEIGPIATPDVLHWTDSLPKTRSGKIMRRILRKIAAGDTSNLGDTSTLADPGVVEKLLEEKQSIKMP; this is encoded by the coding sequence ATGAGCCAACAACACCGACATCCTGTGCCCGCGAACATCGCGGAAACTACCCTAATCAATGCTCAGCAGTACCAGTCGATGTATCAGCAGTCTGTCCAGGACCCCGATGCCTTTTGGGGCGAACAGGGCAAAATCCTTGACTGGATTAAGCCTTATACCCAGGTAAAAAACACCTCGTTTGCACCGGGTGATATCAATATTCGCTGGTATGAAGACGGTACGCTGAATCTGGCCGCAAACTGCCTCGATCGCCATTTGCATAACCGTGGCGATCATCCGGCGATTATCTGGGAAGGTGACGACGCCAGCGAAAGCAGAACATTGACCTTTCGTGAACTGCATCGTGACGTTTGCCGTTTCGCTAATTCATTGAAAGAGTTGGGTATTAATAAAGGCGACGTGGTGGCTATTTATATGCCGATGGTGCCGGAAGCCGCCATTGCCATGCTCGCCTGCGCCCGTATCGGCGCTGTTCACTCGGTTATCTTTGGTGGATTTTCGCCAGAAGCCGTGTCTGGCCGTATTATCGACTCCAATGCCAAACTGGTTATCACTGCCGATGAAGGCATCCGCGCTGGCCGCACTATCCCGCTGAAAAAGAACGTAGATGACGCGCTGGCTAATCCTGCCGTCACCACTATCACCAACGTTGTGGTGTTACGGCGCACCGGCACGGATATCACGATGAGCAGCCGCGATATTTGGTGGCATGAGCTGATGAATAAAGCCAGCGCGCACCATCAGCCGGAAGAGATTGGCGCGGAAGATCCGCTGTTTATCCTTTATACCTCCGGATCGACCGGCAAGCCCAAAGGCGTACTGCACAGCACCGGCGGCTATCTGGTGTATGCCGCGACCACTTTTAAGTACGTTTTCGACTACCATCCTGACGACGTTTACTGGTGTACAGCTGACGTTGGCTGGATCACCGGCCACAGCTATTTGCTGTATGGGCCGCTGGCCTGTGGTGCCACCACGCTAATGTTTGAGGGCGTACCGAACTGGCCGAAACCGAGCCGGATGGCAGAGGTGGTGGATAAACATAAAGTAACGCTGCTCTACACCGCGCCAACGGCTATCCGTGCGTTGATGGCCGAAGGCGACAAGGCCATCGCCGGAACGGATCGTTCCAGCCTGCGCATCCTGGGCTCCGTTGGCGAGCCGATTAACCCGGAAGCCTGGGAATGGTATTACCAGAAAATTGGTGACTGCCGCTGCCCAATCGTCGATACCTGGTGGCAGACGGAAACCGGTGGTTTTATGATCACGCCGCTGCCGGGTGCCACCGAACTGAAAGCCGGTTCGGCGACCAAACCCTTCTTTGGTGTCCAGCCTGCGTTAGTGGATAACGAAGGCAATGCGCTGGAAGGCGCATGCGAAGGCAATCTGGTGATTATCGATTCCTGGCCGGGCCAGGCTCGCACGTTGTATGGCGATCACGATCGCTTTGAACAAACCTACTTCTCCACCTTTAAAAATATGTATTTCAGCGGCGACGGTGCACGCCGTGATGAGGATGGCTACTACTGGATAACCGGCCGTGTCGACGACGTCCTCAACGTTTCCGGCCATCGTTTAGGCACGGCGGAAATTGAATCGGCGCTGGTTTCGCATCCTAAAATAGCCGAAGCGGCGGTTGTCGGTATTACGCACAATATTAAAGGCCAGGCCATTTATGCCTACATCACGTTGAACAGCGGAGAGGAACCGTCAGCCGAACTCTATACGGAAGTTCGTAACTGGGTACGCAAAGAAATTGGCCCGATTGCCACACCGGACGTGTTGCACTGGACCGACTCTTTACCCAAAACCCGCTCCGGTAAAATTATGCGTCGTATTTTGCGTAAAATTGCTGCGGGCGACACCAGTAACCTGGGCGATACCTCTACGCTGGCCGATCCTGGCGTGGTGGAAAAATTACTGGAAGAGAAACAGTCAATTAAAATGCCCTGA